In the Arachis ipaensis cultivar K30076 chromosome B04, Araip1.1, whole genome shotgun sequence genome, aatagatattaaaaggTTCAATTAATATTTCAAATACATATTTGtcaataattctcaacaaaataataaaatttttgtttgaCAATAATTGTCATAACAAAATAGTAATTAATATTTGTCAAAAAGACGTCAATCTACTTGCATATTTTATATCCATGCTTGACTTGTCCCATATGCTAAATCTGCAAATAATACACAACAAAAAATGAACAACTTATCATTAAAAAATGAATGAATGGCAGAAGATATCAGAAAAAAAGTGAAGAAACTGAAATTGAAATAATAGTGCAAGGAGTTCTTGTCAAAACTAAAACTGAAAATAATGATAGGGTTCAGTGTTTCTTAATTTGATTTTAGTTTCAACCAGTTTGACAAATTGAAGAACCAAACCGAAGttcaaaacaaataaataacaaaattgcACAGCAAAACTAGAAGCATACCAAACCGAAAAAGAAATCGTCTTTGATTAGCTTcccaaattctttctctgttctaTCCTTGCCTCCAGCATGAAGGAACATAGAATTGTCAACAATAGAGACAAGCTTAGAGGAATTGCTTAAATCTGGTTCTTCAGGCATGATCATCTCAAAGATAATCACTTTTCCATTCTCTTCAAGTGCTTTATAACAGTTTTTCAGCACTGTTAGGCACTTCTCATTTGACCAATTATGACAAGCAGCCTGCCACAATTTTATCATTAGCATCGTGATTTATCATTGTATAAATTATAGTTGAAATATAGTCAAACAAAATTATCACTTTTCATGAATATATAGcattcttatttttcttattgAAATATAGTGCTAGTTATAATTCTTATCAGATATATTTCAATAGTTGATGAATATATAgcattcttatttttcttgttgaaAAATCTTGAAAACCAATTTTATTAGTTGAAAAACAATTAGTTCTCTAACTTGTTCACTAAACTTAATAAAGGTTTCCACTGACTCATTGAACATAAAAATAATCACCAGATCTTCTTTGACAAAGATTGCAGGCAGTTCTGAAAAGGAAAACTTGTTTTGATATTTTGACCTTGAAAATGGTAGCTAACTTATACTCTTATCCATTTTGCATATCATCATAGGCATATATGAACAAGTTATGAGGTATATAAAACAGCATAATCAAGTTTGAATATCAAACAGCAATGATCATTATGCTGACAACTGCATTTAAAACCTCATTGAAAGTCAAATTGCACTAACTGCTTTAATTCATCAGAAAGATAGATATAGTTGGGGCTATAGTTATAAGTTGTCCAACAAATACACTTGGAAGATTAAATTAGTTCACAACTCTCATAAATGTTACCGTAGCTTTACCAAATACTGATGACATTTGAGGGCCTTGGTGGTTCATGAAGAGCTCATGAATGATTCCAATCATAATATAAGTTGTATCAACTTACAGTTTCAAAATTTATAGGATCCATTTCCTGCAGCTTATGAACATGGCCTCTAGTGTCAGGATAAAAAATGCTTCCAATAAAGCTATAAACTTCAGTAAAATCCGGCAAACCTGTAAATTTTAGTCAAGTTGAGCCAGTCACCCCTAGTTAAGTACCGATTTCAATATGATTACAAATGTAAAAcaaaaatctaacttaaataaGATCATTACCAGGAATTACACAAGCTTGTTTTCCATGATTTGGCATCTCAGTAGCCGCCAGCATTCTAATCCCCTTGATCCAATATCATCTGAATCAGTAATACAATAAGTGGTGAAAAATTCCAGTTAGTACTAAATTATAGACTATTAACATCAACCAA is a window encoding:
- the LOC107636741 gene encoding isoliquiritigenin 2'-O-methyltransferase-like, whose translation is MLAATEMPNHGKQACVIPGLPDFTEVYSFIGSIFYPDTRGHVHKLQEMDPINFETAACHNWSNEKCLTVLKNCYKALEENGKVIIFEMIMPEEPDLSNSSKLVSIVDNSMFLHAGGKDRTEKEFGKLIKDDFFFGLI